Proteins encoded together in one Pontiella desulfatans window:
- a CDS encoding S8 family serine peptidase: MSAFSTEMVTVPAGTNGGVDPDFGSYSLTMTNTVLMDATEISYSTWRDVCEWAVTNGYQFDNPGERKDVGHPVHSIDWYDCAKWCNARSEMDGLTPCYSVTGGVYRTGSHDAVTDYNASGYRLPTWTEFEYAARGGLAGQRFPWGEFITHGEANYFSSSAFDYDLSPTKGGHPDYAYGDDPHSAPCGSFPPNAYGLYDISGNIWEWCNNAAGTDRHARSGGGNGDARWLRCGASKSVEAGGLSDEEYHSLGFRTLRAFNVVENPEFSPDGGLHPGGSVQVAITCGTVGATIRYETGSGTVPGADPDESSSVVPVSGMVSAPVPGWLKAKAWKDGASPSIVKSAVYGESGGGVLAGWRYPMNDMIGHACLEQGATVSLGGAMAVQHTIADVESVLTGDVDGDGQLEIVVSSGSTMRIHNGSGVLEHTVDLPRDSFLAMLEDADGDGTPEIFLGGKGSGFTSYVYDGNGTLLQAFEGLHAGGSDVTMRPIGLSNGKMLVGYNAGYARTPRGVAAFDYGTAAEEWYYQIGPANGLYSVADMDADGNLDITMSAHTVHNGASGNGTTDGDLYTIVVDEDGTGKLTRIYDSPSNGNSSHVFVDLDADGTHDVLGFKGHDSTYYPGQAKIHRFATDGTVLNTFNGPNNSRWTGLHAVGDLDGDGVPEIVATAYYSATSTKTFVLDANLVQLAESSIVGKVELLADIDGDGHREVVLLSPDGMVSLLGQDLSLLSSLQIEGQGSEIIASDLGGDGRIELLCRVGGNLHIVQFLTPDGLTIEPNASFVSSGTTGVGFDPSSMTYSLSNTGTTALAWTAVCGDSWIDLSAEGGTLAPGASYELVVGFSVDTLALPAGSHEALVEIAVQGASSTQQRTVLLTVVEPTGDIAVEDSILPINDRAMDFGQSVLNEESVEQITIQNTSAQYDLVVEGVGLSWSESGGAQALNDGACGADTKQDAIATASQTPPPTTIVSNAEYRPGVLLVGYTSGKQITAAAKADLHVAMGTESIKTFSRIPAEMVKLPVGAKLEKMIEAYTGQPGVAYAEPDYLLNAYDLPDDSRFAELWGMHNTGQTGGTPGADIGAAEAWDITTGNTNVIVAVIDTGIDYTHPDLAANMWVNHGEIAGNGVDDDGNGFVDDVHGYDFAYNDSNPMDGGGHGTHCAGTIGAVGGNGVGVAGVNWRVRLMAVKFLNDSGSGYTSDAVDSLEYAVANGAHISNNSWGGGGYSSTLKAAIDAAGASGHLFVAAAGNSGANNDANPHYPSSYDCDNILAVASSDHNDNRSGFSCYGANSVDLAAPGSSILSTVPGAGYGVKNGTSMATPHVSGAAALLKSQKMNALYSELKQLLMNGVDVLPQWEGLVMTGGRLNVANSLLLSEPPFVLENQPTWPVTLSPGGSITFDVRKTARRAGLHEGLVSIDCNDLEEPVVNVGLFSDVVCDWMSVMPQDAIGILHEAGTAPVAISASFALENLGSGSITWNVSGAPWWLGVDPGQGSLAVGASNVVGLALDPGVSDLPQGTYEAVLAFSNDTHGMVQQRVVELTVTPATIAFFALDTDPGWTMESGWEFGVPLGGGSYSGDPVSGHTGANVLGYNLAGDYPNNLSEYWLTSSPVDCSGFTNVQLRFWRWLGIESSSYDHASIEVSNDGSSWHSVWSHDGGSFSEANWNEVVYDISAVADGAASVWVRWGMGTTDYSITYPGWNIDDIIFEGTPLGVYDTPIHYVNVSNSTPVVPYASWATAATSIQDAVDAASSNDTVLIADGTYLLSVEITVTNAILVRSLNSPEATIVDGQGSVRCFNLGSSACVLSGLSIQNGYVDYHDSFGSRGAGVLCASRDPLIEHCIVSSNTASGTGNGGGVFGGTINYSIIENNSGGYSGGGCQDSLVLNCRILGNNGSFGGAVAYGITKNSLIRGNRGWQGGALWESAAYNCTIVENEAQPGNKGGLVRSDAYNCIIVGNEGVDIDLQFGSSSHTCSPDVTNGVNGNITNAPVFVDAVVGNYHLAPSSPCINWGDNVVVSGATDLDGNPRLVGAYVDMGCYEYQGLVDPDDSDGDGLPDEWERLHFGGNVDPDSDADGDGQVNWQEQISGMDPRSSASVFAASNFVGTATGERIIQWPSAEGRYYNVYWKEDLQSEAGWIPVGVNIESGIFTDTVHGAESHGFYKLEVGTEPVSSANKVLSGIALDIPWLDYRDYAPLAYAPVRCWAHYSDGSSSNVSAVWEEDSLDAWISGGYFEAEVKSDDYGVTVSCSYGGLTDSMMLTISGRPVITDVEVVGPTSVTPSSPWGDFYYDCIVTYSDGSSVDMSGEAVWSDDWPSVGMNSGGWLQVPYGWTEPITVTATVTEYATDYSGSLVVHVNPTLDYVSISGPASVDEGETGQYSCTAHYSDGSSYGVDADSYDLDGFAYATIDSSGLLTALSVGADEVFWLSCEYEGRSDYMEVTIRNVSVPQPADTVLIDAGSNPVVDPVYGSETLTITNAIYMDQYLVTSSLWYQVYDWAETNGYDISINGVANGADHPITQVNWYDCAKWCNARSRMENRSPCYKLGGNEFKSGEVDSITTDFNANGFRMPTHLEWEYAARGGHSAYRYPWGNSISSSDANYGNNVGATTPVDQYSPNDYGLYDMVGNVWELCDTQYQTGERANAGGGFSSSTNAVHCGYARDVMADQPATTRWHIGFRTVCLPE; the protein is encoded by the coding sequence ATGAGTGCGTTTAGCACTGAAATGGTGACTGTTCCCGCAGGAACAAACGGTGGAGTTGATCCTGATTTCGGCTCTTATTCGCTTACCATGACCAATACCGTACTCATGGATGCCACCGAGATTTCTTATTCAACTTGGCGGGATGTCTGCGAATGGGCGGTCACCAACGGATATCAATTCGATAATCCTGGCGAAAGGAAGGACGTTGGCCATCCTGTTCATAGCATCGACTGGTACGACTGTGCCAAGTGGTGCAATGCCCGTAGCGAAATGGACGGTTTAACTCCCTGCTATTCCGTTACAGGTGGAGTTTACCGGACAGGCTCCCACGATGCGGTTACCGATTACAATGCTAGTGGCTACCGGTTGCCCACATGGACGGAGTTTGAATATGCTGCCCGTGGTGGACTCGCTGGCCAAAGATTTCCGTGGGGCGAATTCATTACGCACGGGGAGGCGAACTATTTTTCTTCGAGTGCATTCGACTATGATCTGAGCCCGACCAAAGGCGGGCATCCGGATTATGCCTATGGGGACGATCCTCATTCTGCGCCGTGTGGTAGTTTTCCCCCGAATGCATACGGGCTTTACGATATTTCAGGCAATATTTGGGAATGGTGCAATAACGCCGCCGGGACTGATCGCCATGCAAGAAGCGGTGGCGGAAATGGCGATGCACGTTGGCTGCGTTGTGGTGCATCAAAATCGGTTGAAGCTGGTGGGCTGAGTGATGAGGAATACCATTCTCTGGGATTCAGAACTCTTCGGGCATTCAATGTGGTGGAGAATCCTGAATTTAGTCCGGATGGCGGATTGCATCCGGGCGGTAGCGTGCAGGTTGCAATTACCTGTGGAACAGTCGGGGCGACCATCCGGTATGAAACCGGTTCCGGAACCGTGCCAGGTGCGGATCCCGATGAGTCATCGTCCGTCGTGCCTGTTTCAGGCATGGTTTCCGCTCCCGTTCCTGGGTGGCTGAAAGCCAAGGCCTGGAAGGACGGCGCCAGCCCAAGCATCGTTAAGAGCGCGGTATATGGGGAATCCGGTGGAGGAGTGCTGGCCGGATGGCGATATCCCATGAACGACATGATCGGACACGCCTGCCTCGAACAAGGCGCGACTGTTTCTTTGGGCGGAGCAATGGCCGTTCAGCATACCATCGCGGATGTCGAGTCGGTCTTGACCGGCGATGTGGATGGCGATGGCCAACTCGAGATCGTAGTTTCATCGGGAAGCACCATGCGGATCCATAACGGTTCCGGAGTCCTGGAGCACACAGTGGATCTGCCGCGGGACTCATTCCTTGCCATGCTTGAAGACGCGGATGGCGATGGAACTCCCGAGATATTCCTTGGGGGAAAGGGCTCGGGGTTCACCTCCTATGTGTACGACGGGAACGGCACCCTTTTGCAGGCCTTCGAGGGGCTACACGCAGGCGGTTCCGATGTAACCATGCGACCGATCGGTCTGAGCAACGGCAAGATGCTGGTTGGCTACAATGCCGGTTATGCCCGCACGCCGCGCGGCGTTGCCGCCTTCGACTACGGGACAGCTGCTGAAGAGTGGTATTACCAGATCGGTCCGGCCAACGGCCTATATTCCGTGGCGGATATGGATGCGGACGGGAATCTGGACATCACGATGTCGGCACACACCGTCCATAATGGTGCCAGCGGGAACGGCACGACCGACGGGGATCTATACACGATCGTGGTCGATGAGGACGGTACAGGAAAACTGACCCGAATCTACGATTCCCCCAGCAACGGGAACTCCTCCCACGTGTTTGTCGATCTCGATGCGGATGGAACGCATGATGTCCTCGGTTTCAAGGGGCATGATTCGACCTACTATCCCGGACAGGCGAAAATCCATCGGTTCGCAACCGATGGCACGGTACTCAATACTTTCAACGGGCCGAACAACAGTCGGTGGACTGGACTGCATGCCGTCGGGGATCTGGACGGCGACGGTGTACCGGAAATCGTTGCCACGGCATATTACTCGGCAACATCAACCAAAACATTTGTTTTGGATGCCAACCTCGTGCAACTTGCGGAAAGTAGCATCGTTGGGAAAGTTGAGTTACTCGCGGATATCGATGGGGACGGGCACCGGGAAGTGGTGTTGCTCTCGCCTGATGGGATGGTCAGCCTTCTGGGGCAGGATCTTTCCTTGCTTTCTTCGCTACAAATAGAAGGCCAGGGTAGCGAGATCATTGCAAGCGATCTTGGGGGCGACGGACGGATTGAGTTGCTGTGCCGCGTCGGAGGGAACCTGCATATCGTGCAGTTTCTTACTCCGGATGGCTTAACGATTGAACCCAATGCTTCATTTGTTTCATCAGGAACCACGGGCGTTGGCTTCGATCCGTCCAGCATGACCTACTCGCTTTCCAACACAGGGACAACGGCCTTGGCGTGGACGGCGGTGTGCGGGGATTCATGGATCGACCTGTCGGCGGAGGGCGGCACGCTCGCTCCTGGAGCAAGCTATGAGCTGGTTGTCGGATTCTCGGTGGATACCTTGGCCTTGCCCGCCGGTTCCCACGAGGCATTGGTTGAAATTGCTGTTCAGGGAGCATCCTCCACACAGCAAAGAACGGTGTTGCTTACCGTGGTCGAGCCAACGGGCGACATCGCCGTCGAGGATTCAATCCTGCCGATCAACGACCGCGCGATGGATTTCGGTCAATCGGTGCTGAATGAGGAGAGTGTCGAACAGATCACGATCCAGAATACTTCGGCCCAATATGATCTGGTGGTAGAAGGCGTGGGGCTTTCCTGGTCGGAAAGCGGTGGAGCGCAAGCGCTCAACGATGGGGCTTGCGGTGCGGATACGAAACAGGACGCCATTGCGACGGCAAGCCAGACGCCGCCACCTACAACCATTGTAAGCAACGCGGAATACCGACCGGGCGTATTGCTGGTTGGCTATACTTCTGGGAAACAGATAACGGCTGCGGCAAAAGCCGATCTGCATGTGGCCATGGGCACGGAATCCATTAAAACCTTCAGTCGTATTCCGGCTGAAATGGTCAAATTGCCTGTAGGTGCCAAGCTAGAGAAAATGATTGAGGCGTATACAGGGCAACCCGGTGTGGCTTATGCGGAACCGGACTACCTGCTCAACGCGTACGACCTGCCGGACGATTCTCGCTTCGCCGAACTTTGGGGCATGCACAACACCGGTCAGACCGGAGGAACGCCCGGAGCGGATATTGGTGCAGCGGAGGCCTGGGACATCACCACCGGCAATACCAATGTTATCGTCGCCGTCATTGATACGGGCATCGACTATACCCATCCCGACCTGGCCGCAAATATGTGGGTGAACCATGGCGAGATTGCCGGAAACGGAGTGGACGATGACGGTAATGGATTTGTGGATGATGTGCATGGCTACGACTTTGCCTACAACGATTCCAATCCGATGGATGGCGGTGGGCATGGTACGCATTGCGCCGGAACCATCGGTGCGGTGGGTGGCAATGGTGTTGGAGTCGCTGGTGTTAACTGGCGCGTGCGCCTAATGGCCGTGAAGTTCTTGAACGACAGCGGGAGCGGATATACCTCCGATGCCGTTGATTCGTTGGAATATGCCGTGGCGAACGGTGCCCACATTTCCAATAATTCCTGGGGCGGCGGCGGATATTCATCGACGCTTAAGGCCGCGATCGATGCTGCTGGAGCCTCCGGCCATTTGTTCGTTGCGGCGGCTGGCAACAGTGGCGCCAACAACGATGCGAACCCCCACTATCCCTCCAGCTACGACTGCGACAACATCTTGGCCGTGGCTAGTAGCGACCACAACGACAACCGTTCCGGCTTCAGTTGCTACGGGGCGAACAGTGTCGATCTCGCCGCGCCGGGCAGTTCCATTCTCAGCACGGTGCCTGGTGCCGGGTATGGTGTAAAGAACGGCACCTCGATGGCCACGCCCCATGTATCCGGTGCGGCAGCTTTACTTAAATCCCAGAAGATGAATGCTTTGTATTCCGAGCTGAAACAACTACTGATGAACGGGGTCGATGTGCTTCCGCAGTGGGAGGGGCTTGTCATGACCGGCGGACGCCTCAATGTCGCCAATTCGCTGTTGCTCAGCGAGCCCCCGTTCGTGCTTGAAAACCAGCCAACATGGCCGGTCACGCTGTCTCCGGGCGGCAGTATCACCTTTGATGTCCGAAAAACGGCTCGCCGGGCGGGCTTGCACGAGGGCTTGGTTTCCATCGACTGCAATGATCTGGAAGAACCGGTGGTGAATGTCGGTCTGTTTTCTGACGTGGTGTGTGACTGGATGTCGGTCATGCCGCAGGACGCCATTGGGATCCTGCATGAAGCAGGAACCGCCCCCGTTGCCATATCCGCATCGTTTGCGCTTGAAAACCTGGGTTCCGGAAGCATTACGTGGAACGTTTCCGGCGCACCCTGGTGGTTGGGCGTTGATCCCGGTCAGGGTAGCCTGGCGGTAGGTGCATCCAACGTGGTGGGACTGGCACTCGATCCAGGTGTGTCCGACCTGCCGCAAGGAACGTATGAAGCCGTATTGGCGTTTTCCAACGATACCCATGGCATGGTTCAGCAGAGGGTGGTTGAACTGACGGTCACACCGGCAACCATAGCCTTCTTCGCTCTCGACACCGATCCCGGATGGACGATGGAATCCGGGTGGGAGTTTGGCGTTCCGCTCGGGGGTGGATCCTACAGTGGCGATCCGGTATCCGGACACACCGGTGCCAACGTCCTTGGTTACAACCTGGCCGGCGATTATCCAAACAACCTGTCGGAATATTGGCTGACATCTTCCCCGGTCGATTGCTCGGGGTTCACCAACGTCCAACTGCGTTTCTGGCGCTGGTTGGGGATTGAGAGTTCGTCATATGACCATGCCTCGATCGAAGTGAGTAACGATGGTTCTAGCTGGCATTCCGTATGGTCGCACGATGGAGGCTCGTTCTCGGAAGCCAATTGGAATGAAGTGGTCTACGACATTTCCGCAGTCGCCGACGGCGCGGCTTCGGTCTGGGTTCGCTGGGGCATGGGGACGACCGACTATTCCATCACCTATCCGGGGTGGAATATCGACGATATCATCTTCGAAGGAACGCCTCTGGGCGTTTATGATACGCCGATCCACTACGTGAACGTCAGTAACTCCACTCCGGTGGTTCCATACGCAAGTTGGGCTACGGCGGCGACTAGTATTCAGGATGCGGTCGATGCCGCGTCGAGCAACGACACCGTACTGATCGCCGATGGAACATACCTTCTTTCGGTGGAAATCACTGTGACCAACGCGATCCTTGTCAGGAGCCTCAACAGTCCTGAAGCAACCATTGTGGATGGCCAGGGTTCCGTTCGCTGTTTCAACCTTGGTTCAAGTGCCTGTGTGTTGAGCGGTTTGTCGATACAGAATGGCTATGTAGACTACCACGATTCCTTTGGTTCACGTGGTGCTGGGGTTCTTTGCGCATCACGAGACCCTTTGATTGAGCACTGCATTGTTTCCAGCAATACGGCATCGGGAACAGGAAATGGCGGAGGTGTTTTTGGTGGAACAATCAACTACAGCATCATTGAAAATAACTCTGGTGGTTACTCGGGAGGCGGGTGTCAAGATAGTCTGGTTCTGAATTGTCGTATTCTCGGAAATAATGGTTCCTTTGGAGGTGCGGTCGCTTACGGAATTACCAAGAATTCATTAATCCGAGGGAACCGAGGTTGGCAAGGTGGTGCACTATGGGAGAGCGCTGCATATAATTGCACCATTGTCGAAAATGAAGCACAACCTGGTAACAAGGGAGGATTGGTGCGTAGCGATGCATACAACTGTATTATTGTAGGGAATGAAGGTGTTGATATCGATCTTCAGTTTGGGAGTTCTTCCCACACCTGCTCTCCTGATGTGACAAACGGGGTGAACGGTAATATAACAAACGCTCCGGTATTTGTTGATGCAGTTGTCGGCAATTATCATCTTGCTCCAAGCTCACCTTGCATTAATTGGGGAGACAATGTCGTTGTTTCTGGAGCAACCGACCTGGATGGTAATCCACGTTTAGTTGGAGCGTATGTCGATATGGGTTGCTATGAATATCAGGGTTTAGTAGATCCGGATGACAGCGATGGTGATGGTTTGCCTGATGAGTGGGAGCGCCTGCACTTTGGCGGCAATGTTGATCCTGACAGTGATGCTGATGGCGATGGTCAGGTCAACTGGCAGGAACAAATCAGTGGCATGGATCCCCGATCTAGTGCCTCCGTCTTTGCCGCTTCCAACTTTGTTGGCACAGCGACGGGAGAACGCATCATCCAGTGGCCGAGTGCGGAAGGTCGCTACTACAACGTTTATTGGAAGGAGGATCTGCAATCCGAGGCGGGGTGGATCCCGGTGGGTGTCAACATTGAATCCGGCATCTTCACGGATACGGTGCATGGTGCGGAGTCGCATGGCTTCTATAAGCTAGAAGTCGGAACGGAACCCGTGTCATCTGCAAACAAGGTGCTGTCGGGGATTGCGTTGGATATTCCATGGCTGGATTATCGGGATTATGCTCCACTTGCATATGCACCTGTTAGGTGTTGGGCTCACTATTCAGATGGATCAAGTAGTAATGTGTCTGCTGTTTGGGAAGAGGATTCGCTCGATGCATGGATCAGTGGTGGTTATTTTGAGGCTGAGGTGAAGTCAGATGATTATGGTGTTACTGTGTCTTGCTCCTATGGAGGTTTAACGGATTCGATGATGCTTACCATTTCCGGACGCCCAGTGATTACTGATGTTGAAGTTGTTGGGCCGACGAGTGTGACGCCTTCATCTCCTTGGGGCGATTTTTACTATGATTGCATTGTGACCTACTCGGACGGATCGTCAGTTGATATGTCAGGTGAGGCAGTATGGAGTGACGATTGGCCGTCGGTGGGCATGAATTCCGGTGGTTGGTTGCAGGTTCCGTACGGCTGGACTGAGCCGATAACAGTTACGGCGACAGTGACTGAATATGCCACAGACTACAGTGGTAGCTTGGTGGTGCACGTTAATCCTACGCTTGATTATGTTTCGATTAGTGGCCCCGCGTCGGTGGATGAAGGGGAAACTGGGCAGTATAGCTGCACCGCTCATTATAGTGACGGTTCAAGTTATGGCGTCGATGCCGATTCATACGACCTGGATGGTTTTGCATATGCCACCATTGATTCTTCCGGATTGCTGACTGCATTGTCGGTTGGCGCAGATGAGGTATTCTGGCTGTCGTGCGAATATGAAGGTCGGTCGGATTATATGGAGGTAACCATCAGGAATGTTTCTGTTCCCCAACCCGCCGATACGGTGCTGATTGATGCCGGTTCAAATCCTGTGGTTGATCCTGTATATGGAAGCGAGACGCTGACCATAACCAATGCAATCTACATGGATCAGTATCTGGTTACGTCCAGTTTATGGTATCAGGTCTATGATTGGGCGGAGACCAATGGGTATGACATCAGCATAAATGGCGTAGCAAACGGGGCGGATCATCCAATAACCCAGGTTAATTGGTACGACTGCGCCAAGTGGTGCAATGCCCGTAGCAGGATGGAAAACCGTTCACCCTGCTATAAGCTGGGCGGCAACGAATTCAAATCGGGCGAGGTGGATAGTATCACCACCGATTTCAATGCCAACGGCTTCCGGATGCCAACCCACCTCGAGTGGGAATATGCCGCTCGCGGAGGGCACAGTGCCTACCGTTATCCTTGGGGAAACAGCATTTCGTCCAGTGATGCCAACTATGGCAATAATGTGGGAGCGACAACTCCGGTGGATCAATATTCGCCCAACGACTATGGCCTTTACGACATGGTCGGCAATGTGTGGGAATTGTGCGACACGCAATATCAAACGGGTGAGCGCGCAAATGCCGGTGGAGGTTTTTCCTCCAGCACAAACGCTGTGCACTGTGGGTATGCGCGGGATGTAATGGCGGATCAACCGGCAACAACACGCTGGCACATTGGCTTCCGCACCGTATGCCTTCCGGAATAG
- a CDS encoding solute carrier family 23 protein, whose translation MFKLKIERPRNAKNDILSGLTVALALVPEAVAFSFVAKVDPVIGLYAAFMMGLITAIFGGRPGMISGATGAVAVIFAPLMLGLYGENVDTETATGYLFSAVILMGILQMLFGFFKLGKFIRLVPHPVMLGFVNGLAIIIFKSQFEMFYVGHGEEAHLLNPAALGIMGGMIALTMAISFFLPKLTKAVPATLMGIVTVTIISIVLKKFGIHESRNVLDFVQGMDPTKETIAAGFPTFAFPHMPLTWANIKMILPYSALAAAVGLIESLMTLTLVDEITETRGRGNKECIGQGLANLVNGFFGGMGGCAMIGQSMINIRGGGRGRTSGISAALFLLAILLFAAPLVEIIPLAALVGVMFMVVIGTFEWSSFRLVGSIPKMDLFIIVLVSVVTVLHDLAIAVLVGIVVSALGFAWQHGKKIHANIKTDEHGTKVYHLESALFFGSAQSFKDLFDPLNDPQDVVIDFENARVYDHSAIEAINNITERYADQGKSLHLLNLSPECLELMEKADNIIEVSVIEGLDWHIADDRLD comes from the coding sequence CTGTTTAAACTGAAGATCGAACGTCCGCGCAATGCCAAGAACGACATCCTATCGGGCCTGACCGTGGCGCTGGCGCTGGTGCCCGAGGCGGTGGCTTTTTCGTTCGTGGCCAAGGTCGATCCGGTCATTGGGCTCTACGCCGCCTTCATGATGGGCTTGATTACGGCCATCTTCGGCGGACGACCCGGCATGATTTCCGGTGCGACCGGCGCGGTGGCCGTCATCTTTGCCCCGCTGATGCTGGGGCTCTACGGGGAAAATGTGGATACGGAAACCGCGACCGGCTACCTTTTTTCGGCCGTCATCCTGATGGGCATCCTCCAAATGCTGTTCGGTTTCTTCAAACTCGGAAAGTTTATCCGCCTGGTGCCGCATCCGGTCATGTTGGGTTTCGTGAACGGGTTGGCCATCATCATCTTCAAGTCGCAGTTCGAAATGTTCTATGTCGGCCATGGCGAAGAGGCGCATCTGCTCAACCCCGCCGCGCTGGGAATCATGGGCGGCATGATTGCGCTGACGATGGCGATCAGCTTTTTCCTGCCCAAGCTCACCAAGGCTGTGCCGGCCACGCTCATGGGCATTGTCACGGTAACCATCATTTCCATCGTGCTCAAAAAGTTCGGCATCCACGAATCGCGCAACGTGCTCGACTTTGTGCAGGGGATGGACCCAACCAAGGAAACCATTGCGGCCGGCTTCCCGACGTTTGCGTTCCCCCATATGCCCCTCACCTGGGCCAATATTAAAATGATTCTGCCCTATTCCGCGCTCGCCGCCGCGGTCGGCCTGATTGAATCGCTGATGACCCTGACGCTGGTGGATGAAATCACCGAAACCCGCGGGCGGGGCAACAAGGAATGCATTGGCCAGGGCCTGGCCAACCTGGTCAACGGGTTCTTCGGAGGCATGGGCGGTTGCGCCATGATTGGCCAAAGCATGATCAATATCCGCGGCGGTGGACGCGGGCGCACCTCCGGCATCTCCGCGGCGCTGTTCCTGCTGGCCATCCTGCTCTTCGCCGCACCGCTCGTGGAAATCATCCCGCTCGCCGCGCTCGTCGGCGTCATGTTCATGGTCGTGATCGGCACCTTCGAATGGTCGAGCTTCCGCCTGGTCGGCAGCATCCCCAAGATGGATCTCTTCATTATCGTTCTCGTATCGGTCGTGACCGTGCTGCACGACCTGGCGATCGCCGTACTCGTCGGCATCGTTGTCTCCGCGCTCGGCTTTGCCTGGCAGCACGGAAAGAAAATCCACGCCAACATCAAGACCGATGAGCACGGAACCAAGGTCTACCACCTTGAAAGCGCGCTCTTCTTCGGTTCCGCCCAGTCCTTCAAGGATCTGTTCGATCCGCTCAACGATCCGCAGGATGTCGTCATCGATTTCGAGAACGCGCGCGTCTACGACCACTCCGCCATAGAGGCCATCAACAATATCACCGAGCGCTATGCCGACCAAGGCAAGTCGTTGCACCTGCTCAACCTCAGCCCGGAATGCCTGGAACTGATGGAAAAGGCCGACAACATCATCGAGGTCAGCGTCATCGAAGGGCTCGACTGGCACATCGCCGACGACCGGTTGGACTAG
- a CDS encoding nucleotidyltransferase substrate binding protein, translating into MNKEIRWKQRFSNFEKAFRTLERTVAIEHPSEAERGGLIQFFEMAFELAWKTLKDYLEADGYQVKSPRDVLKQAFQSEIIKDGHAWIEALEDRNLAAHTYNEETALKIEGLIRDKYFPALATLHETLKSEVE; encoded by the coding sequence ATGAACAAGGAAATCCGATGGAAACAGCGGTTCTCTAATTTTGAAAAGGCGTTCCGGACGCTGGAACGGACGGTAGCGATTGAGCATCCGTCGGAGGCGGAACGGGGTGGCCTGATCCAGTTTTTCGAGATGGCCTTCGAACTGGCATGGAAGACCCTGAAAGATTATCTCGAAGCGGACGGCTATCAAGTAAAGAGTCCGCGCGATGTACTGAAACAAGCATTCCAGTCCGAAATCATTAAAGATGGCCATGCGTGGATCGAGGCGTTGGAAGACCGCAATCTTGCCGCCCATACCTATAATGAAGAAACGGCTCTAAAAATTGAGGGGCTGATTCGCGATAAATATTTTCCAGCACTCGCGACCTTGCATGAAACGCTCAAGTCTGAGGTCGAATGA
- the recA gene encoding recombinase RecA, which translates to MAAKKDAPTDKSSALNAVVAQIQKQYGEGAIVKLGDASANKHIESISTGALTVDLALGIGGLPRGRIVEIYGPESSGKTTLVSHVIANAQKAGGSAAFIDTEHALDPGYAKKIGVDIDNLLVSQPDSGEEALNICEALVKSNSLDVVVVDSVAALAPRAELDGEMGQSHVGLQARLMSQALRKLVSAINHSSCIVIFTNQIREKVGVMFGSPETTPGGRALKFYSSVRLDIRRIGQLKDSAGNVYGNRTRVKVVKNKVAAPFTQAEFDILYAEGISFTGSVIDAAIDAGIIDKKGSWLSMDGTQLGQGRDAAVRALKEDQELCDSVIERIYKAREEAAERQ; encoded by the coding sequence ATGGCCGCAAAGAAAGACGCCCCCACCGACAAATCATCCGCACTCAACGCAGTTGTTGCTCAAATCCAAAAACAGTATGGCGAAGGGGCGATCGTTAAACTGGGCGATGCCTCCGCAAACAAGCATATCGAATCCATTTCCACCGGCGCGCTGACGGTCGACCTCGCACTCGGCATCGGCGGTTTGCCCCGCGGGCGCATCGTCGAAATCTACGGGCCGGAATCCTCCGGGAAAACCACGCTGGTTTCCCATGTGATCGCGAATGCGCAGAAAGCCGGCGGCTCCGCGGCGTTCATCGATACCGAGCACGCGCTGGATCCGGGCTATGCCAAGAAAATCGGCGTCGACATCGACAACCTGCTCGTCTCCCAGCCGGACTCCGGCGAAGAAGCGCTGAACATTTGCGAGGCGCTGGTGAAAAGCAACTCGCTCGACGTGGTCGTGGTCGACTCGGTCGCCGCCCTCGCGCCGCGCGCCGAACTCGATGGCGAAATGGGGCAATCGCACGTGGGCCTGCAAGCCCGGCTGATGTCGCAGGCGCTGCGCAAGCTGGTTTCGGCCATCAACCATTCAAGCTGCATCGTGATCTTCACCAACCAGATCCGGGAAAAGGTGGGCGTCATGTTCGGCAGCCCGGAAACCACCCCCGGCGGACGCGCGCTGAAATTCTACTCCTCCGTCCGGCTCGACATCCGCCGCATCGGCCAGCTGAAAGACTCCGCCGGCAACGTCTACGGCAACCGCACCCGCGTCAAGGTGGTGAAAAACAAGGTGGCCGCCCCCTTCACCCAGGCCGAGTTCGACATTCTCTACGCCGAAGGCATTTCCTTCACCGGTTCGGTGATCGATGCCGCCATCGACGCGGGCATCATCGACAAGAAGGGCTCCTGGCTCTCGATGGACGGCACCCAGCTCGGCCAAGGCCGCGATGCCGCCGTCCGCGCCCTCAAGGAAGACCAGGAACTCTGCGACTCCGTCATCGAGCGCATATACAAGGCGCGCGAGGAAGCCGCAGAAAGGCAATAG